In Halapricum desulfuricans, a single window of DNA contains:
- the cas2 gene encoding CRISPR-associated endonuclease Cas2: MRLAVAYDVSSDSNRRQVYRTLQRYGAWKQYSVFELEVNKTERVELEDELESHINPDDGDRIRIYRLCDSCLDDISDIGAEPPDEQSNVL, translated from the coding sequence ATGCGACTCGCTGTCGCCTACGACGTTAGTTCGGATTCGAACCGCCGGCAAGTCTATCGGACGCTCCAGCGATACGGTGCCTGGAAGCAGTACAGCGTCTTCGAGCTGGAGGTTAACAAAACCGAGCGCGTGGAACTCGAAGACGAACTCGAGTCTCACATTAACCCTGACGACGGCGACAGGATTCGAATCTACCGACTGTGCGATTCGTGTCTGGATGATATCTCTGACATCGGGGCAGAGCCACCTGACGAACAGTCGAACGTACTGTAG